DNA sequence from the Candidatus Polarisedimenticolaceae bacterium genome:
ATCGCCGGCCGGGTCGTAACGTCCGCCGGAGTCGAGGTAGTGACCGAAGTCGGCGTCCTCGCCGCCCCAGACGATCATCTCCGAGCCCGTCCATACCGCGGAATGGGCGTGGCGGGGCGCCGGCACGCCCGCCGCCGTGGACGTCGGAATCCATGCGTCGGTCGACGGGTTGTACCGGGCGCCGGAGTTCGACGGGACGTAGGCCGAGTCCCGCCCGCCCCAGACGACCATTTCGGAGCCTGTCCACACGGCGGAGTGCGCGCGACGCGCCGTCGGTGCGGCGTCGATCGGCACGGGGCGCCAGGCGTCGGTCATCGGGTCGTAGCGGGCACCCGTGGCAAGCACCTCCGCGACCGGCCAATCGGCGTACCCGCCCCACACGATCATCTCGGTTCCGCTCCACACGGCCGCGTGATCGGTGCGTAAGCTCGGCGCGTTCGCCCCCGAGGACGTGGGCACCCAGTTGGCGGTGGCAGGGTCGAAGCGACCGCCGTTGCCCAGGACGGAACTCCCCTGCCCTCCCCAGACGATCATCTCGGAGCCGGTCCAGACGGCCGACTGCCCGTAACGCTCCTGAGGCACCGAAGCGGCGGTCGACGTCGGGATCCACGAGTCCGTGGAGGGAGCGTAGCGGCCGCCCGTATTCGTGTGCCCGCTGCCGCCCCAGACGATCAGCTCCCGACCTGTCCAGACGGCGGTGTGGGAGCGACGCGCGGTGGGCGTTCCCTGCCCCGTCGAAGTCGGCGTCCAGGCGTCGAGGACGGGGTCGTAGCCCCCCCCGGAGTTGGTCGCGGTGTTGCTCGCGACCTCTCCGCCCCAGACGAGCATCTCCGAGCCGGTCCACGCCGCGACGTGGGCATAGCGGGCGGACGGGAGATTCGCTCCCGTCGACGTTGCGGTCCAGGTATCGGAGGCCGGATCGTAGCGCGCTCCGCTGTTCAGGTTGGGCCCGTTGAATCCCCCCCACACGATCATCCGGGAACCCGTCCAGACGGCGGTGTGGAACGCTCGAGCGGCGGGTGCTCCCGCGGCCGAGGAGGTCGCGATCCACGTGTCGGTCGTCGGGTCGTAGCGGCCGCCCGATCGCTCGTAAACGCTCGCCGTGCTCCTGCCGCCCCAGACGATCATCTCGGAGCCGGTCCACACCGCCGTATGGAGGGTGCGTTGGATCGGTGCTCCCACCGTCGACGTCGCGGCCCACGTGTTGGTCGAGGGGTCGTAGCGACCGCCGCTGTTCGCGTACGACGTGGCACCGATCTCCCCGCCCCAAACGATCATCTCGGAGCCGGTCCAGACGGCGCTGTGACGGCTCCGGCCCGCAGGAAGGCCGGCCCCCATCGCCGTCGGGGTCCAGGTCTCGGTCGTCGGGTTGTAGCGACCGCCGGTATTGAGGTAGTAGGGCGAGTTTCTGCCGTACCCACCCCAGACGATCATCTCCGTCCCCGTCCACACGGCCGTCGCGTCCTCCCGCCCCTGAGGGGTGAGGACCCCGATCGGCGTCGGAACCCACGTGTCGGTCGACGGGTTGTAGCGGCCACCGGCCTGCACGTGGGAGGTCCCGGTGGAGCCTCCCCAGACGATCAGTTCCGAGCCGGTCCACACCGCCACATGCGAGATCCGTCCCGTCGGGACGTTGCCGCCGGTGCCGATCCACGTGTCGGGCTCGCAGGCGCCGCTGGCGAGCGCGGGGAGGGTGTACGCGAACGAGGGGACTTCGAGTTCGAACGAG
Encoded proteins:
- a CDS encoding MopE-related protein, producing the protein MTPPFLAAVGCFALSFGASAAEITVEDRVAAQRAIEQVYWSRRIWPAENPLPKPPLAAVLSDAAIRARVEDYLRKSSALATRWQRPITGEQLQAEMDRMARDSRAPETLRALFEALGNDPARIAETLARPTLVDRLFREWSAGDAIGRSPDASFELEVPSFAYTLPALASGACEPDTWIGTGGNVPTGRISHVAVWTGSELIVWGGSTGTSHVQAGGRYNPSTDTWVPTPIGVLTPQGREDATAVWTGTEMIVWGGYGRNSPYYLNTGGRYNPTTETWTPTAMGAGLPAGRSRHSAVWTGSEMIVWGGEIGATSYANSGGRYDPSTNTWAATSTVGAPIQRTLHTAVWTGSEMIVWGGRSTASVYERSGGRYDPTTDTWIATSSAAGAPAARAFHTAVWTGSRMIVWGGFNGPNLNSGARYDPASDTWTATSTGANLPSARYAHVAAWTGSEMLVWGGEVASNTATNSGGGYDPVLDAWTPTSTGQGTPTARRSHTAVWTGRELIVWGGSGHTNTGGRYAPSTDSWIPTSTAASVPQERYGQSAVWTGSEMIVWGGQGSSVLGNGGRFDPATANWVPTSSGANAPSLRTDHAAVWSGTEMIVWGGYADWPVAEVLATGARYDPMTDAWRPVPIDAAPTARRAHSAVWTGSEMVVWGGRDSAYVPSNSGARYNPSTDAWIPTSTAAGVPAPRHAHSAVWTGSEMIVWGGEDADFGHYLDSGGRYDPAGDSWTPTATGANVPVARRYHTAVWTGSEMIVWGGRGTPYPNVELGDGGCYSPDADTWTPVSSGANAPSARHDHTAIWTGSEMIVWGGSLDGAPYYSNGGGRYDPATDAWAPISTAANIPPGRSEHTVVWTGSTMIVWGGTAGGAHPLNSGGEYCACPDGRLLYRDADGDGFGDSGDSLPSCDGSIRPGYVSAPADCDDGDASVHPGANEVCNGRDDNCGGGVDETAAGVDVDADLVAGACDNCPYDANAPQSDGDGDDEGDACDLDDGVIWEWREAKDLVQWQAEQGATSWNLYLGDLGVLKATGVYTQEPGSNALADRRCGLTSTSETEASEPTPGEVAFSLVTGVASGGEGSLGSGTLGPRPNDHPCP